In one window of Lynx canadensis isolate LIC74 chromosome B3, mLynCan4.pri.v2, whole genome shotgun sequence DNA:
- the ZBTB25 gene encoding zinc finger and BTB domain-containing protein 25, with product MDTGSHSLVLLQQLNMQREFGFLCDCTVAIGDVYFKAHRAVLAAFSNYFKMIFIHQTSECIKIQPSDIQPDIFSYLLHIMYTGKGPKQIVDHSRLEEGIRFLHADYLSHIATEMNQVFSPETVQSSNLYGIQISTTQKTAVKPGLEVKEAPSSNSGNRAAAQGDHPQLQLSLAIGLDDGTADQQRARPAAQALEEHQKPPVSIKQERCDPESVISQSHPSPSAEVTGPTFTESGIKIHLCHYCGERFDSRSNLRQHLHTHVSGSLPFGVPASILESNDLGEVHPLNENSEALECRRVSSFIVKENEQQPDHSNQGTTEPLQISQVSLISKDSEPVELNCNFSFSRKRKISCSICGHKFLRKSQLLEHMYIHKGKSSRYNRCQRFSNAVAQRFQPYCDSWSDVPLRSSCLSQEQLDSSCALESELTQEGVDTILVE from the exons ATGGACACAGGTAGCCATAGCCTTGTCCTCCTGCAGCAGCTGAACATGCAGCGAGAATTTGGTTTTCTGTGTGATTGCACAGTTGCTATTGGAGACGTTTACTTCAAAGCCCACAGAGCAGTGCTTGCTGCTTTTTCTAACTATTTCAAGATGATATTTATTCACCAAACAAG tgaATGCATAAAAATACAACCAAGTGATATCCAACCTGACATATTCAGCTATTTGCTGCACATTATGTATACGGGGAAAGGGCCAAAACAGATTGTGGATCATAGTCGTCTGGAGGAAGGGATTCGATTTCTTCACGCCGACTACCTTTCTCACATTGCGACTGAAATGAATCAGGTGTTCTCACCAGAGACTGTGCAGTCCTCCAATCTGTATGGCATTCAGATCTCAACAACCCAAAAAACAGCTGTCAAACCGGGGCTGGAGGTCAAAGAAGCTCCTTCCAGTAACAGTGGCAACAGGGCTGCTGCGCAGGGCGACCACCCCCAGCTGCAGCTCTCTCTCGCTATTGGGCTGGATGATGGCACTGCCGATCAGCAGAGGGCCCGTCCTGCTGCCCAGGCCTTGGAGGAACACCAGAAGCCCCCAGTGTCCATCAAGCAGGAGAGATGTGACCCAGAGTCTGTGATCTCCCAGAGCCATCCCTCACCCTCGGCGGAGGTGACAGGCCCCACTTTCACCGAAAGCGGTATCAAAATACACTTATGCCATTACTGTGGGGAACGTTTTGATTCCCGTAGTAACCTAAGACAACATCTCCATACCCACGTGTCCGGATCCCTCCCGTTTGGTGTCCCTGCTTCCATTCTGGAAAGCAACGACCTTGGTGAAGTGCATCCACTTAATGAAAACAGTGAGGCTCTTGAATGCCGCAGGGTCAGCTCCTTCATTGTCAAGGAGAATGAGCAGCAGCCTGACCACTCAAACCAGGGTACCACCGAGCCTCTGCAGATCAGCCAAGTGTCTCTGATCTCCAAAGACTCAGAGCCAGTAGAATTaaactgtaatttttctttttcaaggaaaagaaaaatcagctgTTCCATCTGTGGTCATAAATTTCTCCGAAAAAGCCAACTGCTGgaacacatgtatatacacaaagGTAAATCTTCCAGATACAACCGATGCCAAAGGTTCAGTAATGCGGTAGCCCAGAGATTTCAGCCGTACTGTGACAGCTGGTCTGATGTCCCCCTGAGAAGTTCTTGCTTGTCGCAAGAACAGTTAGATTCATCCTGTGCCTTAGAGTCAGAGCTCACACAAGAAGGTGTGGACACTATCCTTGTGGAGTAG